Proteins from a single region of Thunnus maccoyii chromosome 23, fThuMac1.1, whole genome shotgun sequence:
- the tmpoa gene encoding thymopoietin a isoform X6 gives MPEYLEDPSSLTKDKLKSELLAHNVELPSGNPTKDVYVQLYLKNLTAQNKQRVTAATLDAFSSDEELPPPVVSSRSRSSGRKATRKTDKVRPDELDVTLLSDEGLRDELFKHGVDVGPIVASTRKLYEKKLQKLLDDGPAQPAKPLLVVTEIQVNHNGNSESDLYSDKEDEVTAAPEPEPVAEPEPAPVVERPVRSRGKTPVTTRTRSSQHNTREQLMDEEDDDDEDPVLIVKRRSRRLSHRTQIVPEDLRFVLTDQVQLESNREVHHRLERPARAEPPSTSSRPAQEPEPAVEHCVTPLRPAARSAFYKSKSLTEEHSPQLAAKPSRPSSPLVQLTKIDPVTFSPMCNISPIKNQESHWSVSEQFGCQAGGGSAAGEECVPPDVPLHKRRQQKISSFLSTCSPVKTPSCTSALSKQQLVRQVEKIAASDQTPKVEENDVLKELFTNNINSPTGISATCRRPIRGAAGRPVKSSDLWNDENYYFSPKTTKTSSNSCSYTESRTLNRVSSLPPSTSSTSSSSSISSFSTSSRLLSAAPPAGQTKAARRSVSLWIKLFLLAIVAAFLFLVYQAMETNTINPFAGSETEVTSESTA, from the exons ATGCCGGAGTATCTGGAAGACCCGTCTTCGCTCACCAAGGACAAGCTGAAGAGCGAGCTGCTGGCTCACAACGTGGAGCTTCCGAGCGGCAACCCGACCAAGGACGTGTACGTGCAGCTGTATCTGAAGAACCTGACCGCTCAGAACAAGCAGCGTGTTACGGCCGCGACTCTGGACGCCTTTTCCAGCGATGAGGAGCTGCCGCCGCCCGTCGTCTCCAGCAGAAGTCGCTCCTCCGGCAGA AAAGCCACCAGGAAAACAGACAAGGTTCGGCCAGATGAGCTGGACGTGACTCTGCTGAGCGACGAGGGCCTGAGGGACGAGCTGTTCAAGCACGGGGTGGACGTAGGGCCCATTGTTG CATCCACCCGAAAACTGTACGAGAAGAAACTGCAGAAGCTGCTGGATGACGGTCCCGCACAGCCAGCAAAGCCACTGCTGGTCGTCACGGAGATTCAAGTCAACCACAACGGCAACTCTGAATCAGACCTGTACAGTGACAAGGAGGACG AGGTGACAGCAGCACCAGAACCAGAACCCGTGGCAGAACCTGAACCGGCTCCGGTGGTGGAGAGACCAGTGAGGAGCCGAGGGAAGACTCCCGTCACCACCCGCACCCGCAGCAGCCAGCACAACACG agagagcAGTTGATggatgaggaagatgatgatgatgaagaccCTGTCCTGATAGTAAAGCGCAGATCCAGGAGGTTATCCCATAGAACG CAGATAGTGCCTGAGGATCTCAGGTTTGTATTGACAGATCAGGTTCAGTTGGAGTCTAACAGAGAAGTTCACCACAGGCTGGAGCGTCCAGCTCGGGCTGAACCACCCTCCACCTCGTCCAGACCTGCTCAG GAACCTGAGCCAGCAGTAGAACACTGTGTCACACCTCTGAGACCAGCAGCTAGG TCTGCTTTCTACAAGTCAAAGAGCCTGACTGAAGAGCACAGTCCACAGCTGGCTGCCAAGCCATCCAGGCCTTCATCTCCTTTGGTTCAACTCACCAAAATTGACCCAGTGACGTTTAGCCCAATGTGTAACATCTCACCCATTAAGAACCAGGAGTCCCACTGGTCTGTGTCAGAGCAGTTTGGATGTCAGGCTGGCGGTGGCTCTGCAGCAGGG GAGGAGTGTGTCCCTCCAGATGTCCCGCTGCATAAAAGGAGGCAGCAGAAAATCTCCAGCTTCCTGTCCACGTGCAGCCCCGTGAAGACGCCCAGCTGCACGTCCGCTCTGTCCAAGCAGCAGCTAGTCAGACAG gtGGAGAAGATCGCAGCCAGCGACCAAACCCCTAAAGTGGAAGAGAATGATGTTCTGAAAGAGCTGTTCACCAACAACATCAACAGTCCCACAGGAATCAG cGCCACCTGTCGACGACCCATCCGAGGAGCCGCCGGTCGCCCGGTGAAGTCCAGCGACCTCTGGAACGATGAAAACTACTACTTCTCTCCAAAAACCACCAAGACCAGCAGCAACTCCTGCTCCTACACCGAGAGCCGCACCCTCAACAGAGTCAGCAGCCtgcccccctccacctcctctacctcctcctcctcctccatctcctctttctccacctcctccaggCTCCTGTCCGCAGCGCCTC